A genomic segment from Hyalangium gracile encodes:
- a CDS encoding M3 family metallopeptidase, whose translation MSTPAGFLGACRQDIQKARETIARFKALPSPRDTLTALELYDDATALLHDAAGRASIGTNSHPAEAMRTAAQDCESEVEKAVNELTLDRGVYDVLASLEPSGQDEATRHYVADELRNFRRAGVDRDEATRARVLALQEELTRIGQDFGRNIREDVRFVELDPKELAGLPSDYVQSHKPGPNGKVRITTDYPDYVPFLTYARSAKAREALWRVSRQRGHPKNLDTLSRLISKRHELATLLGYPSWAAYTTEDKMIRSDKAAADFIEKITAASSNRARIDYETLLARKRKDEPKATVVNPWDQAYLEDRVKAEQYNHDSQAVRPYFEYSRVRDGVLDITSRLFGITYKRLTEAQVWHPDIEAYDVYEGGTLLGRVFLDMHPRADKYKHAAQFDLATGKAGQTLPEGVLMCNFPKPGAEPALMQHDDVETFFHEFGHLLHHILGGRARWAGLSGVRTEWDFVEAPSQMLEEWAWAPESLQTFARHYQTQEPLPADVIQRMKKAEEFGKGLWVRQQMFYAATSLNFYNRDPKSLDTTALVKQLQERYTPFKYAPDTYFHLSFGHLEGYSAIYYTYMWSLVIAKDLFTPFQAEGLMNPAPALRYRRAVLEPGGAKEAARLVKDFLGREYGFEAYERWLNGQ comes from the coding sequence ATGAGCACGCCCGCCGGGTTCCTGGGCGCGTGCCGCCAGGACATCCAGAAGGCCCGAGAGACCATCGCCCGCTTCAAGGCCCTGCCCTCCCCCCGAGACACCCTCACCGCGCTGGAGCTCTACGACGACGCCACCGCCCTGCTCCACGACGCCGCGGGGCGCGCCTCCATCGGCACCAACTCCCACCCGGCTGAGGCCATGCGCACCGCCGCCCAGGACTGCGAGTCCGAGGTGGAGAAGGCCGTCAACGAGCTCACCCTGGATCGCGGCGTCTACGACGTGCTCGCCAGCCTCGAGCCGAGCGGGCAGGACGAGGCCACGCGGCACTACGTCGCCGACGAGCTGCGCAACTTCCGCCGCGCCGGCGTGGACCGGGACGAGGCCACGCGCGCCAGGGTGCTCGCGCTCCAGGAGGAGCTCACCCGGATCGGCCAGGACTTCGGCCGCAACATCCGCGAGGACGTGCGCTTCGTGGAGCTCGACCCGAAGGAGCTCGCGGGCCTGCCCTCGGACTACGTGCAGAGCCACAAGCCCGGGCCCAACGGCAAGGTGCGCATCACCACCGACTACCCGGACTACGTCCCCTTCCTCACGTACGCCCGAAGCGCCAAGGCCCGCGAGGCCCTCTGGCGCGTCTCCCGCCAGCGCGGCCACCCGAAGAACCTGGACACCCTCTCGCGCCTCATCTCCAAGCGCCACGAGCTGGCCACGCTGCTCGGCTACCCCAGCTGGGCCGCCTACACCACCGAGGACAAGATGATCCGCAGCGACAAGGCCGCCGCGGACTTCATCGAGAAGATCACCGCCGCCTCCAGCAACCGCGCCCGCATCGACTACGAGACGCTGCTGGCCCGCAAGCGCAAGGACGAGCCCAAGGCCACCGTCGTCAACCCGTGGGACCAGGCCTACCTCGAGGACCGGGTGAAGGCCGAGCAGTACAACCACGACTCGCAGGCGGTGCGCCCCTACTTCGAGTACTCGCGCGTGCGCGATGGCGTGCTGGACATCACCTCGCGCCTGTTCGGCATCACCTACAAGCGCCTGACGGAGGCCCAGGTGTGGCACCCGGACATCGAGGCGTATGACGTCTACGAGGGCGGCACGCTGCTGGGCCGCGTCTTCCTGGACATGCACCCGCGCGCGGACAAGTACAAGCACGCGGCGCAGTTCGACCTGGCCACGGGCAAGGCCGGCCAGACGCTCCCCGAGGGCGTGCTGATGTGCAACTTCCCCAAGCCCGGCGCCGAGCCCGCGCTGATGCAGCACGACGACGTGGAGACCTTCTTCCACGAGTTCGGCCACCTGCTGCACCACATCCTCGGTGGCCGCGCGCGCTGGGCGGGGCTGTCCGGGGTGCGCACCGAGTGGGACTTCGTCGAGGCGCCCTCGCAGATGCTCGAGGAGTGGGCCTGGGCGCCGGAGTCGCTCCAGACGTTCGCCAGGCACTACCAGACGCAGGAGCCGCTGCCCGCCGACGTCATCCAGCGCATGAAAAAGGCCGAGGAGTTCGGCAAGGGCCTGTGGGTGCGCCAGCAGATGTTCTACGCGGCCACCAGCCTCAACTTCTACAACCGCGACCCCAAGAGCCTGGACACCACCGCGCTCGTGAAGCAGCTCCAGGAGCGCTACACCCCCTTCAAGTACGCGCCGGACACCTACTTCCACCTGTCCTTCGGCCACCTGGAGGGGTACTCGGCCATCTACTACACCTACATGTGGTCGCTGGTGATCGCGAAGGACCTCTTCACGCCCTTCCAGGCCGAGGGGCTGATGAACCCCGCGCCCGCCCTGCGCTACCGCCGCGCCGTGCTCGAGCCCGGTGGCGCCAAGGAGGCCGCACGGCTCGTGAAGGACTTCCTGGGCCGCGAGTACGGCTTCGAGGCCTATGAGCGGTGGCTGAACGGCCAGTGA
- a CDS encoding DUF2378 family protein → MLAETSREWAREPVVFGHALETLVAEAEVLAPHVLDDFSRLGLPPRHVLEVAYPLEVWSEALHTLVEALSADVGTAAAEFLLGQRYVAQSLRSRIGSALNAHAQVVGPQRTLMRTARNLRMANNFIDARVRALPGGKGWELFICPLPEFAASKLLQMDPPHFLRGMLMRSLEVAGAHGVRMELVGHDELLGTATFHVFF, encoded by the coding sequence ATGTTGGCGGAGACGAGTCGCGAGTGGGCACGGGAGCCCGTCGTTTTCGGGCACGCGCTGGAGACGTTGGTGGCCGAGGCGGAGGTGCTCGCCCCGCATGTCCTGGACGACTTCTCGCGGCTGGGCCTGCCTCCGCGGCACGTCCTCGAGGTGGCGTACCCCTTGGAGGTGTGGTCGGAAGCCCTGCACACCCTCGTCGAGGCGCTCTCGGCGGACGTGGGGACGGCCGCGGCGGAGTTCCTCCTGGGGCAGCGCTATGTCGCCCAGTCCCTGCGCTCGCGGATCGGCTCGGCCCTGAACGCCCACGCGCAGGTGGTGGGGCCGCAGCGGACGCTGATGCGCACGGCGCGCAACCTCCGCATGGCCAACAACTTCATCGATGCCCGGGTGCGAGCGCTCCCTGGAGGCAAGGGCTGGGAGCTGTTCATCTGCCCCCTGCCGGAGTTCGCCGCGTCGAAGCTGCTCCAGATGGATCCGCCGCACTTCCTCCGGGGCATGCTCATGCGCTCGCTCGAGGTGGCTGGCGCGCACGGGGTCCGCATGGAGCTCGTGGGCCACGACGAGCTGCTCGGCACGGCCACCTTCCACGTGTTCTTCTGA
- a CDS encoding amidohydrolase family protein gives MAAWMDPSRSLPLPALNDEEGPRLPEGLPPVVDAHVHLFPDPVFEAIWRWFEQYGWPIRYKLHTPEVVAFLLSRGVSRVVALAYSHKPGMARLLNQYMAEVVRAEPRVVGLATVLPGEEGAADILAEAFAAGLQGVKLHCHVQCFAPDAPALHEVYEACARAGKPLVMHAGREPASPHYRCDPHALCSAERVERVLKDHPTLRLCVPHMGADEFDAYVRLLERYDTLWLDTTMAMADYFPIALPRRALDVRPERILYGTDFPQLPYAWDRELKQLLGLKLGDEVEAGLLGQNALRLFGGVLPERNIPWG, from the coding sequence ATGGCGGCCTGGATGGACCCGAGCCGCTCCCTGCCGCTGCCCGCGCTGAATGACGAGGAGGGGCCTCGGCTACCCGAGGGACTGCCACCCGTGGTGGATGCCCACGTCCACCTGTTCCCGGATCCCGTCTTCGAGGCCATCTGGCGCTGGTTCGAGCAGTACGGCTGGCCCATCCGCTACAAGCTGCACACCCCCGAGGTGGTGGCCTTCCTGCTCTCGCGCGGGGTGAGCCGGGTGGTGGCGCTCGCGTACTCGCACAAGCCGGGCATGGCGCGCCTGCTCAACCAGTACATGGCCGAGGTGGTCCGCGCCGAGCCGCGCGTGGTGGGGCTGGCCACGGTGCTGCCCGGAGAGGAGGGCGCGGCGGACATCCTCGCGGAGGCCTTCGCCGCGGGGCTCCAGGGCGTGAAGCTGCACTGCCACGTCCAGTGCTTCGCCCCGGACGCGCCCGCGCTGCACGAGGTGTACGAGGCCTGTGCCCGGGCCGGAAAGCCCCTCGTCATGCACGCGGGCCGGGAGCCGGCGAGCCCACATTACAGGTGTGATCCGCACGCGCTGTGCTCGGCGGAGCGGGTGGAGCGGGTGCTGAAGGACCATCCCACCCTGAGGCTGTGCGTCCCGCACATGGGGGCGGATGAGTTCGACGCCTACGTGCGGCTGCTGGAGCGCTACGACACCCTCTGGCTGGACACGACGATGGCCATGGCGGACTACTTCCCCATCGCCCTGCCGCGCCGGGCGCTGGACGTGCGCCCCGAGCGCATCCTCTATGGGACCGACTTCCCCCAGCTGCCCTATGCTTGGGATCGCGAGCTGAAGCAGCTGCTGGGCCTGAAGCTGGGGGACGAGGTGGAGGCGGGGCTGCTGGGGCAGAACGCACTGCGTCTTTTCGGGGGGGTTCTCCCTGAACGGAACATCCCCTGGGGGTAA
- the glmS gene encoding glutamine--fructose-6-phosphate transaminase (isomerizing) yields the protein MCGIVGYVGDKESAPILVSGLKKLEYRGYDSAGVAVVSRNTLNVVRATGKLKNLENRVSQEVPKGTIGIGHTRWATHGRPSDENAHPHSYKGVAVVHNGIIENHLALKEELRSKGHVFSSETDTEVFAHLISDELERGIDLVDAVRLAIKQVKGTYALAVVCSTDPNRIVATKDSSPMVLGLGQGQNFVASDVPALLEHTRDFVYMEEGDLAVITAQSIDIYNRQGQLVNRPTRRIDWTPMMAEKGGHKHFMHKEIWEQPRAVADTLRGRMLLSEGDIHLEGWNLSPEKVRSLTKVTILACGTSWHSGIAGKHMIETLARIPVEVELASEFRYRDPIVDSSQLAIAISQSGETADTLAAFKEAKARGATSMAICNVMGSAMTREADFSVLTNAGPEIGVASTKAFTTQLVALYMLAVKLGRMRGTLTVKQAQEHLTHLTEIPKMIEDVLKCEASVKRVAREFMNAQDFLFLGRGPMHPVALEGALKLKEISYIHAEGYAGGEMKHGPIALIDEKMPVVVIAPKQPHVAYEKIIGNIEEVRARGGKVIAIIDEDDAHVASLADHVVRIPPACALLAPVVATIPLQLLAYHVAEMRGNDVDQPRNLAKSVTVE from the coding sequence ATGTGCGGGATCGTTGGTTATGTCGGTGACAAGGAGTCGGCTCCCATCCTGGTGTCCGGCCTGAAGAAGCTGGAGTACCGGGGGTATGACTCCGCGGGCGTGGCGGTGGTGAGTCGCAACACGCTCAACGTGGTGCGCGCCACCGGCAAGCTGAAGAACCTGGAGAACCGCGTGTCCCAGGAGGTGCCCAAGGGCACCATCGGCATCGGCCACACGCGGTGGGCCACGCACGGCCGCCCCTCGGACGAGAACGCGCACCCGCACTCGTACAAGGGCGTGGCGGTGGTGCACAACGGCATCATCGAGAACCACCTGGCGCTCAAGGAGGAGCTGCGGTCCAAGGGCCACGTCTTCTCCTCCGAGACGGACACCGAGGTGTTCGCCCACCTCATCTCCGACGAGCTGGAGCGGGGCATCGATCTGGTGGACGCCGTGCGCCTGGCCATCAAGCAGGTGAAGGGCACCTACGCCCTGGCGGTGGTCTGTTCCACGGACCCCAACCGCATCGTCGCCACCAAGGACTCCTCGCCGATGGTGCTGGGGCTGGGCCAGGGGCAGAACTTCGTGGCCAGCGACGTGCCCGCGCTGCTCGAGCACACCCGCGACTTCGTCTACATGGAGGAGGGAGACCTGGCGGTCATCACCGCGCAGAGCATCGACATCTACAACCGCCAGGGCCAGCTGGTGAACCGGCCCACCCGCCGCATCGACTGGACGCCGATGATGGCGGAGAAGGGCGGCCACAAGCACTTCATGCACAAGGAGATCTGGGAGCAGCCCCGCGCCGTCGCGGACACGCTGCGCGGCCGGATGCTCCTGTCCGAGGGCGACATCCACCTCGAGGGCTGGAACCTCTCCCCGGAGAAGGTGCGCTCGCTGACGAAGGTGACGATCCTGGCGTGCGGCACCTCGTGGCACTCGGGCATCGCCGGCAAGCACATGATCGAGACGCTGGCGCGCATCCCCGTGGAGGTGGAACTGGCCAGTGAGTTCCGCTACCGCGATCCCATCGTGGACAGCTCGCAGCTGGCCATCGCGATCAGCCAGTCGGGCGAGACGGCGGACACGCTGGCGGCCTTCAAGGAGGCCAAGGCGCGCGGCGCCACCTCGATGGCCATCTGCAACGTGATGGGCAGCGCGATGACGCGCGAGGCGGACTTCTCGGTGCTGACCAACGCCGGCCCGGAGATCGGCGTGGCCTCCACCAAGGCGTTCACCACGCAGCTGGTGGCGCTCTACATGCTGGCGGTGAAGCTGGGCCGCATGCGCGGCACCCTCACCGTGAAGCAGGCCCAGGAGCACCTGACGCACCTGACCGAGATCCCGAAGATGATCGAGGACGTGCTCAAGTGCGAGGCGTCCGTGAAGCGCGTGGCGCGCGAGTTCATGAACGCGCAGGACTTCCTCTTCCTCGGCCGCGGGCCCATGCACCCGGTGGCGCTCGAGGGCGCGCTCAAGCTCAAGGAGATCTCCTACATCCACGCGGAGGGCTACGCTGGCGGCGAGATGAAGCACGGCCCCATCGCCCTCATCGACGAGAAGATGCCAGTGGTGGTCATCGCCCCCAAGCAGCCGCACGTGGCCTACGAGAAGATCATCGGCAACATCGAGGAGGTGCGCGCGCGCGGCGGCAAGGTGATCGCGATCATCGACGAGGATGACGCGCACGTCGCCTCGCTGGCCGACCACGTCGTCCGGATTCCGCCCGCCTGCGCGCTGCTGGCG
- the glmU gene encoding bifunctional UDP-N-acetylglucosamine diphosphorylase/glucosamine-1-phosphate N-acetyltransferase GlmU, with amino-acid sequence MSSPLAAVVLCAGKGTRMKSEKAKVLHPILGRPLCAYPLKRALELGASPLVPVVGHQAAEVEKAIRAQFPSASLRFALQKEQRGTADAVRSAEESLKDFSGRVLILYGDVPLLRRETLEALVKAHEAGKATLSMVSTVLEDPTGYGRVIREGGKVERIVEHKDCTPEQRAVRECNAGIYLVETSFLWRALAEIRPQNAQGEYYLTDLVEMAARLGPVATVEADATDTAGVNDRVELAARARVMQQRINERHMRAGVTLTDPASTFIEDDVTIGADTEVGPQVSLAAGTVVGRNVTIGQGSVLTASAVADGTSIKPYSVFEEARVGERCIIGPFSRLRPGTELAEEVHLGNFVETKKARIGKGSKANHLAYLGDAKIGSGVNVGAGTITCNYDGVNKHLTELGDGVFIGSDTQLVAPVSVGDGAYVGAGTTVTKNVPPGSLAVSRVPQVNKEGWVARKKAKRG; translated from the coding sequence ATGTCCTCTCCCCTCGCGGCGGTGGTGTTGTGTGCCGGCAAGGGCACCCGGATGAAGTCGGAGAAGGCGAAAGTCCTTCACCCCATCCTGGGCCGTCCCCTCTGTGCATATCCTTTGAAGCGCGCGCTCGAACTGGGTGCCTCTCCGCTGGTGCCGGTGGTTGGCCACCAGGCTGCTGAAGTGGAGAAGGCCATCCGCGCGCAGTTCCCCTCGGCCTCGCTGCGCTTCGCGCTCCAGAAGGAGCAGCGCGGCACCGCGGACGCCGTCCGCTCGGCGGAGGAGTCGCTCAAGGACTTCTCCGGGCGCGTGCTCATCCTCTACGGAGATGTGCCGCTCTTGCGCCGCGAGACGCTCGAGGCGCTGGTGAAGGCGCACGAGGCCGGCAAGGCCACCCTGTCCATGGTGTCCACCGTGCTGGAGGACCCCACCGGCTACGGCCGCGTCATCCGCGAGGGTGGCAAGGTGGAGCGCATCGTCGAGCACAAGGACTGCACTCCGGAGCAGCGCGCCGTGCGCGAGTGCAACGCCGGCATCTACCTGGTGGAGACCTCCTTCCTGTGGCGGGCGCTGGCGGAGATCCGCCCGCAGAACGCGCAGGGCGAGTACTACCTCACGGACCTGGTGGAGATGGCCGCGCGGCTGGGCCCGGTGGCCACGGTGGAGGCGGACGCCACGGACACCGCGGGCGTGAATGATCGCGTGGAGCTGGCCGCGCGCGCCCGCGTCATGCAGCAGCGCATCAACGAGCGCCACATGCGCGCCGGCGTCACCCTGACGGATCCGGCCAGCACCTTCATCGAGGATGACGTCACCATCGGCGCCGACACGGAGGTGGGCCCCCAGGTGTCACTGGCGGCCGGCACGGTGGTGGGGCGCAACGTCACCATTGGCCAGGGCAGCGTGCTGACGGCCTCCGCCGTGGCGGATGGCACCTCCATCAAGCCCTACTCGGTGTTCGAGGAGGCCAGGGTGGGCGAGCGCTGCATCATCGGCCCCTTCTCCCGGCTGCGGCCGGGCACGGAGCTCGCCGAGGAGGTCCACCTGGGCAACTTCGTGGAGACGAAGAAGGCCCGCATCGGCAAGGGCTCCAAGGCCAACCACCTGGCGTACCTGGGGGACGCGAAGATTGGTTCCGGAGTGAACGTCGGCGCCGGCACCATCACCTGCAACTATGACGGGGTGAACAAGCACCTCACCGAGTTGGGCGATGGCGTCTTCATCGGCTCTGATACACAACTGGTGGCACCCGTGAGTGTGGGCGATGGCGCATATGTCGGCGCGGGGACAACCGTGACGAAAAATGTACCGCCTGGGAGCCTCGCCGTGTCCCGGGTGCCGCAGGTCAACAAGGAGGGGTGGGTGGCCCGGAAGAAGGCCAAACGGGGCTAA
- a CDS encoding TatD family hydrolase: MPELPSLFDAHLHPEALSDQDLESMRFFGVERVLVVAHHFAEPSAKALLSHFDELVGRQLPRLERLGIRAYAALGVHPRCIPRRGLSEVLSRLPDYFQGGRVVALGETGLHAGGEEEEEAFLEQLALARRLKLRVVVHTPTQDKERHTRRILALLRTSGLLPSRALVDHATGRTVGAILGCGHWAGLTLHPEALKAERAVALVRKLGSERLVLNSDAGDGAGDILGLARLARLLAKANLSDRIVRRVAYENAERFFQITA; the protein is encoded by the coding sequence TTGCCCGAGCTGCCCTCTCTCTTCGACGCGCACCTGCACCCCGAGGCCCTGAGTGATCAGGACCTCGAGTCCATGCGCTTCTTCGGAGTGGAGCGGGTGCTGGTGGTGGCCCATCACTTCGCGGAGCCCAGCGCCAAGGCGCTGCTGAGCCACTTCGATGAGCTGGTGGGCCGGCAGCTGCCGCGCCTGGAGCGGCTGGGCATCCGCGCGTACGCGGCGCTGGGGGTGCACCCGCGCTGCATCCCGCGCAGGGGCTTGTCGGAAGTGCTCTCCCGCCTGCCGGACTACTTCCAGGGCGGGCGCGTGGTGGCGCTGGGAGAGACGGGGCTGCATGCCGGCGGGGAGGAAGAGGAAGAGGCCTTCCTGGAGCAGCTCGCGCTGGCGCGGCGGCTGAAGCTGCGGGTGGTGGTGCACACGCCCACGCAGGACAAGGAGCGCCACACCCGGCGGATCCTCGCGCTGCTGCGCACCTCGGGGCTGCTGCCCTCTCGCGCGCTGGTGGACCACGCCACGGGACGGACAGTGGGAGCCATCCTGGGCTGCGGACACTGGGCCGGGCTGACGCTGCACCCCGAGGCGCTGAAGGCCGAGCGCGCGGTGGCGCTGGTGCGCAAGCTGGGCAGTGAGCGGCTGGTGCTCAACTCCGACGCGGGCGATGGGGCGGGAGACATCCTCGGCCTGGCGCGCCTGGCCCGCCTGCTGGCGAAGGCCAACCTCTCGGACCGCATCGTGCGGCGCGTGGCCTACGAGAACGCCGAGCGCTTCTTCCAGATCACCGCCTGA